The following are encoded in a window of Rosa chinensis cultivar Old Blush chromosome 4, RchiOBHm-V2, whole genome shotgun sequence genomic DNA:
- the LOC112196379 gene encoding UDP-glycosyltransferase 76E2-like: MLHHDFESPWDTLENFLKLVVKSHDVGRSSAIICKTIDCLDQSSLARIQKHCQVPIFCIGPLLKITTAASSSLLEEDTSCIEWLDKQSHKSVIYVSLGSIASIGEKELAEMAWGLANSKQPFLWVIRPGSITGSDWIELLPQEFREAIGERGFIVKWAPQREVLAHGAVGAFWTHCGWNSTLESISEGVPMICKPCFSDQKVHARYVSKVWRLGLELEDEFERGEIERAVRKLMVNSDGEEIRARAKDMKEKIQVSMSKGGSNYKRKSELVEFIMAF; encoded by the coding sequence aTGTTACACCACGATTTTGAATCACCCTGGGACACGTTAGAAAACTTCTTAAAACTAGTAGTTAAGTCACATGATGTTGGAAGATCTTCGGCCATCATTTGTAAAACCATAGACTGCCTTGACCAATCATCACTAGCACGGATCCAAAAACATTGCCAAGTACCGATCTTCTGCATAGGCCCTCTTCTCAAAATCACAACAGCGGCCTCTAGTAGTTTACTTGAAGAGGACACAAGCTGCATTGAGTGGCTTGACAAGCAATCTCACAAGTCAGTTATCTATGTCAGTTTGGGGAGTATAGCATCCATTGGTGAGAAAGAACTGGCGGAAATGGCTTGGGGATTAGCCAACAGCAAGCAACCTTTTTTGTGGGTGATCAGACCTGGCTCCATTACCGGCTCAGATTGGATTGAGCTATTGCCTCAAGAGTTTAGAGAAGCTATTGGAGAAAGAGGTTTCATAGTGAAATGGGCACCCCAAAGGGAAGTTTTGGCTCATGGTGCTGTGGGCGCGTTTTGGACCCATTGTGGCTGGAATTCAACTCTTGAAAGCATATCTGAAGGGGTTCCGATGATTTGCAAACCATGTTTTAGTGATCAGAAGGTGCATGCGAGGTATGTTAGCAAAGTATGGAGACTAGGTTTAGAATTGGAGGATGAGTTTGAGAgaggagagatagagagagctgTTAGGAAACTCATGGTAAATAGTGATGGGGAAGAAATAAGGGCGAGGGCCAAGGATATGAAAGAGAAAATACAAGTTTCTATGAGCAAGGGTGGATCTAACTACAAAAGAAAGAGTGAACTTGTTGAATTCATTATGGCATTCTAA